A portion of the Hoplias malabaricus isolate fHopMal1 chromosome 1, fHopMal1.hap1, whole genome shotgun sequence genome contains these proteins:
- the LOC136666935 gene encoding olfactory receptor 52A5-like: MMLGRMENLPTENISFTVFKLNGFSSLGEWRHFLFIPYFLMFLLSTTSNSILIYLIISQRSLHSPMCVLIGLMAIVDLCLPVFYVPNLLFSFLFDWNQISLSACLIQMFCVQFCGAYQSTLLLWMALDRFFAICRPLSYHKQMRMSKFLKFVIVPAIRNLLLNIILVALAGKLNFCLKNDIDHCVCEHMGLVQLACGDTSINSILGLTFAFLITATDFIFITISYVIIFVSVMKSGKFSMKAINTCTTHIIVMTSGLIFVFLAFLSYRIRNSLSTNSRVFISTVYTPFPSCFNPIIYGIRTKAIRTQFVKFFKFVKVIPQ; the protein is encoded by the coding sequence ATGATGTTGGGCAGAATGGAAAACCTTCCCACAGAAAATATTTCTTTTACAGTTTTCAAACTGAATGGTTTCTCTTCTTTGGGTGAATGGCGGCACTTTCTGTTCATTCCATATTTCCTCATGTTTTTATTGTCTACCACCTCAAACTCCAttctaatatatttaattatttctcagAGATCTCTACACTCCCCGATGTGTGTGTTAATTGGTCTAATGGCCATTGTGGATCTGTGTTTACCAGTTTTTTATGTACCAAACCTGttgttcagttttttatttgactGGAATCAGATTTCACTCAGTGCTTGTTTAATACAAATGTTTTGTGTTCAATTTTGTGGTGCATATCAGTCTACTTTATTGTTGTGGATGGCCCTGGATCGCTTCTTTGCTATATGCAGACCACTTTCTTATCACAAACAGATGCGGATGTCCAAATTTCTAAAGTTTGTTATTGTGCCAGCAATTAGAAATCTGCTTTTAAATATCATATTGGTGGCTTTGGCTGGAAaattgaatttttgtttgaaaaaCGATATAGATCACTGCGTTTGTGAACACATGGGGCTGGTTCAACTGGCGTGTGGAGATACTTCTATTAATAGCATATTAGGACTGACATTTGCTTTTCTAATAACAGctacagattttattttcattactaTATCTTACGTAATAATATTTGTCTCTGTCATGAAATCAGGGAAGTTCAGCATGAAGGCTATCAACACTTGCACAACACATATAATTGTTATGACAAGTGgtttaatatttgtgtttttggctTTTTTGTCATACAGAATTAGAAATAGTCTTTCTACCAACAGCCGTGTTTTTATAAGCACAGTGTACACACCTTTTCCAAGCTGTTTTAATCCAATTATTTATGGAATTAGAACAAAAGCAATAAGAACACAGTTTGTAAAATTCTTTAAATTTGTGAAAGTCATACCACAGTAA